The genomic region gagatacgcaaatattttttttttgtttttttgcattcaTTAAAATAATCGAGTAATTTAAACTTATCGCcaaaataactgtaataaatatatcttaactgTTTCTCCTCCGTATTATtctaaaaactgtaaactaagtTATATTAATTTGATTATTAGAATTCCTCGCaaagcaaataaatataaagttaaccactgttcaattatatatatataattattatttgctgACGAGTGCAAGTAGTCGCGCAGATAACGAGTGTACCACGTGGATAAAAATGGCTGAGAACGTACTCCATCCTCTAAATTTAAAGAAACTTGTTTGTCAGTGGTTGAACGAAGATACAAGCAGTTTCGACTTTGCTGGTGCAGCAGTGGGCGAACACGCCATTACAGCAGAAATATTATGCAAGAGTGCGGGTATTATAGCGGGTATTCCATTTGCTAAtgcaatatttaaacaattagaCTGCAATGTTGAATGGTTTGTCAACGAAGGTAACTTTCTTGAACCTTCCTTCAAAGTTGCGTCCGTGAGTGGGAATGCACGTCACGTACTTTTAGCGGAGCGTCCCGTGCTGAACTGCTTAGCTCGATGTAGTGGAATTGCTACTATTACCAACGCCCAAAAGAAACTGCTAGACAGCAAAAAATGGAACGGCTTTTTAGCTTGTACACGTAAGACAACTCCAGGATTTCGATTACCAGAAAAATATGCAGTCTTGGTTGGTGGAGCATCTAATCATCGTTTCGACCTATCGCAACAGATTATGTTGAAAGACAATCACATAAAAATTGCCGGGTGTGTTAAAGCGGTAAGTGAAATTGTTCATGGAGTAACAAAATTACGTACTTATGCCCAGATGAatcaaaataacttaatattttaaacagatttaatatttgtatattatcaagagtgctggtatgtgtattaaaattttaattaaaataaagtgagtttttcgtcatcacgaagttGTAATTTTTAGTTACCGTATACGCATATTTCGAaattttaagtgattttttttgcTCCGTATACGACAtactattattaatgttttattatttaatgttttataaacacaacGAGTAAAAAGACGCGTGCATATGTCAATCAGATCCAAACACTACTACTTGAATaagtaaattgttttaatactttatgaaCTGTTGCATGTTAATTATGTAATGAAGCTCATGTTTAGTATGCAGTATCTGAATCATCAATTTTACAAGGTAAATCTGAAGAAATAATACGTATATGATGCTTTTCACCACCTGTGATGCAAAGCTATAATTATGGTTTAACGTAATTGATTTTACTTGTAATACGTTTTCTTTGTTACTATTCAAGCTGTCTCTAACACCTGTAATAAATTAGGTTCATCATCAAATACTgctttaatatgtatataaatttattatggtGAAATGTCAGGCTGTGGAGAGAGTACGTAAGTTAAGTGGTTTTGTTCTGAAGATAGAGGTAGAATGTACAACTTTAGAAGAGGCGAGAGAAGCTGCCGAAGCCGGCTGTGATATTGTGATGTTGGACAACTGTAAGCCTCCAGTAAGTGCCTTTTTAAATGTTAATGATATTCCTTATTCCAATTAGAGCTATTTTTCTTGGACATAACCACATTAAATTAGTTGTAATTTACGTTTATATACGATCtcatgttaaaactgtcacaGTATTTCTTAGGATTATTACAGACACGTTTCATTGCACGGAACACGATGGAGAAATCTacattacaattaaaaattaGTTGTAACATtgatctttaaaatgtttatcagtCAAGTTTAGTGGGTGCTACCTTGTGACTCAGAAATGAAACGGTAACATACGCGACTAAAAACATTCCCCATCTTTGGAGCAGCTATAAATGTATGGTGTTAAAATTCGGAACTTATTTTCTACAATCAGTACAGAACAGATAACTTTTGTAGCATTTGTACtaagaaaaaaacaccaaaatatttgagaaatttaataaaaaatatattatgtggcaattgtacaatattttcctaataatcttttaaaattataaaacaaatattgcgTGTCTCTCgagtgtttacattttttatcctttctcaaatatttttaactgtgcACATTTTGGAATAGGGACTACCTAATGTATTAAATGCTCGCACTTTGACCTTGTAGCCGTTTAGTTGAGGTTTGAAGGTTGTGTTTAACTTGTGTTTCTGTATCATTAAGTAAGGCGCTTCACCCTTATTGTTTGTCTATCCAGCTGCAAGCTGtggttgtaaatatataaaaaggtaTTAGTTGACACGcatgtacaataattaaaaaaatccttaagagtagtttatttatatatttttaagtgaaataaaaatagggaaaatttattttaatactgcaCTAATAGTTGTTGGAACTTGTACAGGAGACacaggactttttttttttacagttacttCATGAAGTTGCCCAACAATTGAAGCTACAATACCCCACTATCTTGGTTGAAGGAAGTGGTGGAGTGAATGAAGACAATATAGCAGATTATGCTGGACCACACATTGATATAATTTCGACCAGTTCAATTGTTCAGGGCTACACAACTTTGGATTTTTCTATGAATGTGAGCTGTTAAACTAGATAATGTCTAAAAATTTCAAGGTGTTTTGAGTCCTGACACTATGACACCTAATGTAACCATTAAAACTTATCCAGTGTGTGTAAATTTAGaacgtaaaaacaaaacaaacattttatttgtgatttctagtattacaaattattaaataaatacatttcactgAACAATGTTTCTCTAAAGTTTCTGTCTTCACTATCATCTTGTTTACTTTTTGGGGTGAACGTTTTCTTCTCAATAGGTTGTTTTGCCTTTTCTGGATTAAGTTGTGATTTTCATTTAGAAGACCCTATCTAATAGCTTCATAAATGAAGAGATTTTATGCTTTGTACTTTTACTGTTCAAGAACAAAGTCATAACACAATCTAACCAATAACGAGCTCTATCGAGAAAATTAATACAAGCTGCTCCTTTTGACACATTTATTAAACTGTCATATTCCTTAATCAGTTGGAGAATGAATAAGTTATTCATGCTATTCAATAAGACATACCAGTCAAGTTTCTGGATGCACACTTGTGGATTTCCGTGTGATTGGGCAGTTGAAATAGGAACTGGAAAACAGTCATTCTCATACGTTAGATGGTTAATGGAAAACACGAAAGAGTAGTGGTGTGCTTTTAACAATGACAGCTTCACAACAGAGCCTTTCACAATGGAAGCTTTATTGCAGAGCTAATGTAAAGATGCATGGCCATCAGATAGGGGATGAATGGATATGGCAACATGGACTGCAAGGATGTGGTGGGACTAACaagtatttaatataatgtactcaattcCTATATTTAGGAAACAGACCagggttttattattaattttatttttgaattaaacttTACCTGAGTATTACTTCTACTGCCACCTGTTTATTTCATTTAGACTAGCAAATAACActtatttttggttttcttcttcatttCTAGCCTCCCGcatgtacagcggtaagtctacggatttacaacgctaaaatcaggggttcgattcccctcggtgggttcagcagatagccctctgtggctttgctataagaaaaaaattatttctaataatattacaTTCTTGACATTATTAGTCTCACGTGACCAATGGCCTTCACACTCACCCTCTTTTGTCTCTATCTACACAGTGCCCTTTGTACTTTATCTAGATTAATGTTTCTTTACCATAATTTTATCTGAACTATTCACGCTATTTTGATGTTTCCCTGCTAGGTTCAATACATGTAGATTTCAACACCCATGCAAACCACAACTTTATAAAGTGGTTGAtaattgtagttatttttaatttcgatCTATCATCCTATTGCCAAATCTCTCTGCAGAACTTTTTCTTTGACTCTTCTTTTCTTCGTGAATAGGCTcatattccttttattttatcatttatccaaCTCGTTCATTACGACAGTAGAGAAGCTTCTTTTCATGATGTTCTGCTCAGGATTTGAGCATCTGTTAAATGGCCTTTTTGTTACTCAGCATAACCCATCTGCTTTCTTCTGTTGGCATTTTGATATCTACTATATTTCCAACTTAATTtctacaaaatgttatttttcatcctctcataattttaatttttcatcaacTATTTCAGAAACATATAGTAAACCGTGAGGGTAAATATGTTTTCATGAAGCCAACTTCAGTAGTAGTTAATGAACGTAAATACATGTATTAGATACTATTTGGTTATACAAGAGCTGTGATTATGAGTGGTTCATTGTATTGCTAGCATATCCCTCTTAACTCGAGAGTGAAAGAGTTTCAGGTCCTGTTTCAACAGCAACTGTATCTATAGTAactatttgtgtttatatttagaaatgctaACATCTTGTATCTTGGCAGTTGGAGGAATGTTAATCTTTCACTGTTtagtatattttcatatttgactGTGTACCTGTACTTTCTCATACATTTGACTGCTACTCGCACTAGTGAACACTTAAGGGATTTCAATTCTGCTGTACTGATCTAAACCAACACTTATTAAAAGTTTTCCAAGGTTTTCTGCAACATTAAAACACCATTGACTTATGTTAGATATCGTCTTTCTTACTAGAACTGTTTTAGAGAGATTGGAATATGCTCTCCATATCCCAGcacaattcatttttatttgacATTGCTTTTTATGTACTTCTAGCTAACATTTCACACCTtgtacaaaacatgtttaaaatgttgccgTCGTAACGACGTCACCATCACCAACAACATTGTCTAACGATATGGATAAACCTtgtacaaaacatgtttaaaattttgcCCTTGTAACCACGGCAAGACAGTGAAAtgtttattgtgacctgagtgttacacagaccacacattgtgcatcagttccagataaaaaaaaacaaacgatgagttaaactgtgaccaatacttagtctagttaggacaactttctctttccgatACTTACTGAAAAATGACATGAAGTCCAATAGAGggctttatttgaaaaagctttttTTTCACGTTGTCATTCGAAGTTAACTGGCACAAAGTccagccttgaatacaagaccatagtccatgtatggaagagGCACAgtagtgacagtgccagagcagacagattcaGCTGCGTTGTCAGCGAGTCCGTTAGCATGAATACCAACGTAGCCTGGTAtcaagaaaaactggatagaagtagatgttcatgagaaatgggccagtcggttttgaatatcagcgaagagagggtgagaactaacgtgaagcgattccaggaccagtagaaaactaagcgaGTCTGTATAAacagtgcaatttgagtactgtttagcttctatgtgatccagggtaagagaaatggtgtacagttcagcagtgaacacagaagctgtagaggggattctgcatgcatcCATTGAatcgcaacaaaccatggcagagcccacacagtcaatTAATTtcgaactatctgtataaataggaatgaaaggatggttcaaaagatgtttagcaaataacagacagtatttccaagcaggagtgtctacttttctcagatgacttaaagagaggtcacaattggggactgtaagaagccatggtgggatgggctgaccagtgaatacagcaatgttatccaaggacagacctaattcatccaactgcatctggataccaaggccaaaaggagcaatggcagattgtttGTTCTGGAAACgcatggcccatcgaggaaggaaaacacaaccccagatgggatgctttggtaagggaCGAACTTTCGAAGCATATGGTAAAGACAGCTGCAAGTGGCGAaggtgcaaaaaaggttcatgagactctatgtataagctgtGAACTGGGGAAGATCAGaaaaccccagtgcagagccaaagtccttgatgatgaataggatcTAGCATCTTCACAGCCGATGGTATGGCAGAGCCATacaccagtgatccatagttgaatttcaattgaataagagcacgatatatctttagcatcaAATGTCGATCCACTCTccaagtgatggaagagaggacatggaggatgttcagtgctcttgtacatttgatgtgtggtataaaggtcagcttacagtcaaagataagccccgaGAACTTAGTTTCAGAgaccacagacagcacaacttcaccaatactgAGTTCAGGataagggtgaataccccgttgctGGCAACATTGCATGGAAACTGtcttagagagagagaagttaaagtcgtttgctgtggtccacttcagtaaacgattgaggacagtctgtagctgttgctcaatatacctcatgttcgacaactgacacaaTATGTAAAAGTCGTCGACGTAGAGCCCGTTTGCAaaagtaagagggagttgtttagtgatggcattaatttttatactgaaaagtgtgacacttagaacacagccctgagcgactccaagttcctgtagaaaataacAGGAGAGTGTCGAACTCACACGTACTCggaatctcttgtccattaaacaatttttaataaaaatggacaaatggccacgtatcccatatatatatatatatatatatatatggaggtctcgcaaaattccatacctccatgttgtatcataagccttctcaacgtCAAAGAATATTGTCGTTTGAGAaatgcttctctgattgacgtttcaagtcgaatcaggtggtccatggtagagcaatgtcatcggaacccacactgggtgaacaagaggaggttgtttgattcgaggaaccaaacaagacgagcattaaccaccCTCTCTTAGGTCTCACAGAggcagctcgtcaaagcaattggacggtttGAAGAAAGGCAGGGCAATAGCCTAGCACCAAGCATCCGGAAGAACATtgtcctgccagatccagttaaaaacaaccagaaagaTAGCAAgtgaagcaggagatagatggcactgCATCTCATAGAGTCAtaatcaggtccaaccaatgtactgccaggcTAATCAAAGGCCAGTTTaggttccatcagtgtaaaggtaCGATTATAGTCATAGGGACAATCAGATTGAAAGGGGAGAAGTGATTTCTCTGCTGGAGTcgtgatggctaagaaggtggaagaggAAACAGTAGTGCTAGATACacggcaaaagctttcatctagagtatcagcga from Tachypleus tridentatus isolate NWPU-2018 chromosome 1, ASM421037v1, whole genome shotgun sequence harbors:
- the LOC143223380 gene encoding nicotinate-nucleotide pyrophosphorylase [carboxylating]-like isoform X2 encodes the protein MAENVLHPLNLKKLVCQWLNEDTSSFDFAGAAVGEHAITAEILCKSAGIIAGIPFANAIFKQLDCNVEWFVNEGNFLEPSFKVASVSGNARHVLLAERPVLNCLARCSGIATITNAQKKLLDSKKWNGFLACTRKTTPGFRLPEKYAVLVGGASNHRFDLSQQIMLKDNHIKIAGCVKAIEVECTTLEEAREAAEAGCDIVMLDNCKPPLLHEVAQQLKLQYPTILVEGSGGVNEDNIADYAGPHIDIISTSSIVQGYTTLDFSMNVSC
- the LOC143223380 gene encoding nicotinate-nucleotide pyrophosphorylase [carboxylating]-like isoform X1 → MAENVLHPLNLKKLVCQWLNEDTSSFDFAGAAVGEHAITAEILCKSAGIIAGIPFANAIFKQLDCNVEWFVNEGNFLEPSFKVASVSGNARHVLLAERPVLNCLARCSGIATITNAQKKLLDSKKWNGFLACTRKTTPGFRLPEKYAVLVGGASNHRFDLSQQIMLKDNHIKIAGCVKAAVERVRKLSGFVLKIEVECTTLEEAREAAEAGCDIVMLDNCKPPLLHEVAQQLKLQYPTILVEGSGGVNEDNIADYAGPHIDIISTSSIVQGYTTLDFSMNVSC
- the LOC143223380 gene encoding nicotinate-nucleotide pyrophosphorylase [carboxylating]-like isoform X3, with product MAENVLHPLNLKKLVCQWLNEDTSSFDFAGAAVGEHAITAEILCKSAGIIAGIPFANAIFKQLDCNVEWFVNEGNFLEPSFKVASVSGNARHVLLAERPVLNCLARCSGIATITNAQKKLLDSKKWNGFLACTRKTTPGFRLPEKYAVLVGGASNHRFDLSQQIMLKDNHIKIAGCVKALLHEVAQQLKLQYPTILVEGSGGVNEDNIADYAGPHIDIISTSSIVQGYTTLDFSMNVSC